A window of Chlorocebus sabaeus isolate Y175 chromosome 14, mChlSab1.0.hap1, whole genome shotgun sequence contains these coding sequences:
- the LIPT1 gene encoding lipoyl amidotransferase LIPT1, mitochondrial has translation MLIPFSMKNCFQLLCNHQVPAAGFKQTVKNGLILQSVSNDVYQNLAVEDWIHDHMNLEGKPILFFWRNSPSVVIGRHQNPWQECNLNLMREEGVKLARRRSGGGTVYHDMGNINLTFFTTKKKYDRMENLKLILRALNAVQPQLDVQATKRFDLLLDGQFKISGTASKIGRTTAYHHCTLLCSTDGVFLSSLLKSPYQGIRSNATASIPSLVKNLLEKDPTLTCEVLMNAVATEYAAYHQIDHHIHLINPTDETLFPGINSKAKELQTWEWIYGKTPKFSINTSFHVLYEQSHLEIKVFLDIKNGRIEICNIEAPDHWLPLEIRDKLNSSLIGSKFCPTETTMLTCPQDHKLHSKWNILCEKIKGIM, from the coding sequence atgctgATCCCATTTTCAATGAAGAATTGCTTCCAGTTACTTTGTAACCACCAGGTCCCAGCAGCTGGCTTTAAACAAACAGTAAAAAATGGGCTCATTTTACAGTCAGTTTCCAATGATGTCTATCAAAATCTGGCTGTAGAAGACTGGATCCATGACCACATGAATCTAGAAGGCAAACCAATTCTGTTCTTTTGGCGGAATTCTCCCTCTGTTGTGATTGGTAGGCATCAAAATCCTTGGCAGGAATGTAACCTGAATCTAATGAGAGAAGAAGGTGTAAAACTGGCTCGGAGAAGAAGCGGAGGAGGAACGGTCTACCACGATATGGGAAATATCAATTTGACTTTCTttacaaccaaaaaaaagtatgatagaatggaaaatctgaaattaattttgaGAGCTCTGAATGCTGTCCAACCCCAGCTAGATGTGCAGGCTACCAAAAGGTTTGACCTTTTACTTGATGGACAGTTTAAAATCTCAGGAACAGCTTCTAAGATCGGCCGGACTACTGCCTATCACCATTGCACTTTATTATGTAGTACTGACGGGGTGTTCTTGTCTTCTTTGCTAAAGAGCCCTTACCAAGGGATCAGGAGCAATGCCACTGCTAGCATACCTTCCTTAGTGAAAAATCTTTTGGAAAAGGATCCCACTCTGACCTGTGAAGTACTAATGAATGCTGTCGCTACAGAGTATGCTGCTTATCATCAAATTGATCATCACATTCACCTAATAAACCCAACGGACGAGACACTGTTTCCTGGCATAAATAGCAAAGCCAAAGAACTACAAACGTGGGAATGGATATATGGCAAAACTCCAAAGTTTAGTATAAATACTTCCTTTCATGTGTTGTATGAACAGTCACACTTGGAAATTAAAGTATTCCTAGACATAAAGAATGGAAGAATTGAAATTTGTAATATTGAAGCACCTGATCATTGGTTGCCATTGGAAATACGTGACAAATTAAATTCAAGTCTTATTGGCAGTAAGTTTTGCCCAACTGAAACTACCATGCTAACATGTCCACAAGACCACAAACTACACAGTAAATGGAATATTCTCTGTGAAAAAATTAAGGGAATAATGTGA